Part of the Mycolicibacterium thermoresistibile genome, CACGCTGAACACGGCGGCCATGAGGGGCACGGGGGCCACGGCGGGCACGGCACCCACGCTGAACACGACGGCCACGGGGGGCACGGCGGCCACGGCGGACACGGCAGTCACGGAGGACACGGCAGCCACGGAGGACACGGCGGTGGCAGCGACCATGACGACCACACCGACCATGGCGACCACTCCGATCACGGGGACCGCGGAGGGCACGGCGGCGATCACGACCATGGTGATCACGGTGATCACGGTGACCATGACGATCACGACCACCATGGCGACGGCGCGGGTTCGGACCATGACACGCCCGGCGGCTCCGACGACTTGGACACCGAAGAGCCCGACCTCCCTGGTCACGACCACGATCAGGGCGGTGACCACCACACTCCGCACCCCGGATCCGGCGGCAGCGCCACGGCTGAATCCGGTCCCCGGCCGGTCCGCGCGCAGATCCGGACATCGCGCCCCTCGACCCCGGTTTCCAGAGGTCACGACAGCAGCCGATCCTCGCCGGAATCATCTGCAGCCGGCAATGATTCGCTCACGAAGCGGGATCCGGACGACTGACTGGCGACCGTTGGTGAGCGGGGTGGAGATCGTCGCACCTCCGACCCTCCGCCCCGCTCTCAGCCGCGCTACTCCAGCCAGTCGTTACCCGCCAGCCCCAGCTGCGTCACGTCGAGGCTCGGCGTGATCCCGGATTCCGGTGCCAGGCCGTGCTTCTCCAGCACCGACCGCAGGATCTCGGCGGCGTCGATGTTCAGCGGGCTGGACACCCACATCGCGTACGGCAGGTTGATGAACCGGTTCTCCCGGACCGCCCGGAGGTTGCGGCTGGCCGGATTGGCGCGCAGCGCCGCGATCTTCTCCTCGACGGTCTGGCCCGGATAGTCGACGAACACGATGAGATCCGGGTCCGCGGTGGCGATGCGCTCCCAACTCACCGTGGTCCAGGTGTCGCGGACGTCCTCGGTGGCATTGCGCGCGCCGGCGGCGTCGATGATGCCCTGCGGCCCACCGAACATCCCGGACGAGAAGATGGTGTCGGTGCCGCTGTCGAACAGGAAGACCGTCGGCTTGCGTTCGGGCTGCGGTGCGGCGCGCAGCTTTTCGAGTCGCTCGGCGATGTCGTCGGCGGCCCGGGCGCCCTGTTCGGCGTTGCCGGTGATGATGCCGATGTTGCGTAGATCGGTGTCCAGCGCGACCCAGGGATCCATGGTGCCGCGAGCCGCCTGGCCCGGCATCTGCCGGCACGCCTCGGACAGCTGATACACCGCGATCCCGTACCGGTCCAGAATCTCCGGGGTGATGCCGCGTTCCTCCCCCATCCCGTAGTTGTACCCGGCGAACAGCACCTGCGGTTGGGCGCCGACGATGTTCTCCAGCGTCGGACGCGACGGTGCGACCTCGTTGAGATCGTCGACCTGCGAACCGTATTCGAGGCGCAGCACGTCGACGTCCCGGGCCATCGAGCTGACGGCGACCATCGAATCCCGGGCGCCGGCGGCCAGCGTGATGGCGATCATGCCGCCGTCGTTGACGAACAGCCGCTCCACCGGATGCGGGAAGGTGACCTGCTCTCCGCAGTTGTCGACGGTGACGGTATCGGTGGTAACCGCCCCCGAATCCGAACCGCATCCCGCCATCAGGCTCGCGGCGATCCCGAACACCGCCAACAACCGAGAAGTCTGTGCCACAGTCATCTTCCTCTGTCAGATTTTCGTCGCGGATCGCGACACCGAATCGGCGTGGGAGAACAGCAGATGCGCACGCCCCGTCGTGGGGTGGCGGACGACGTCGCCGACGACGTCGAACACCTGTCGGAGCAACTCGGGCTCCAACACCTCGGCCGGCGGTCCGTGAGCGAGCACCCGGCCGTCGGCGACGACCGCGACCGCATCGAAATACCGCAGCACCAGGTCGAGGTCGTGCATCGCGGCGACCACGGTGCAGCCGAGCTCGTGAAGGATCTGCAACAGCCGCAGCTGCCATGCGGCATCGAGATGGTTGGTGGGTTCATCCAGCACCAGCACCGGCGTCTGCTGCGCCAACGCCCTGGCCAGCACCACCCGGTGGCGTTCCCCACCGGACAGCCGCGAACAGGGCCGGTCGGCCCAACTGCCCAGACCGACGACGGTCAGGGCCGCCCGCACGACGGTGCGTTCGGCCAGATCGGATCCCGACCACGGCGTGCGGTAGGGAATGCGCCCCAGGCCGACCGCCTCCCCGACGGTCAGCTCGCCGGACGGCTGTTCCTCCTGCCCCACCACCGCGATGGTTCTGGCCCGCCGCCGCGCCGACATCCGGTGCAGATCCTCATCACCGACCCGGACGGTGCCCGAAGCCGGTGTGTCCAGACCCGACAGCACCCGCAACAGCGTGGACTTCCCGGCCCCGTTCGGACCCACAACGGCCAGTCGGGTGCCGGCGGGAACCATCAGATCGACTTCGGACACAATGGTTCTGGCGCCCCGGCGACAATCCACACCGTGTGCGCTGAGCGGTGCGCTGGTCAGCGTGGCGATCATGTGGCGCCTCCGAACTCGTAGCGGCGCCGCCCCATGAGGAACAGGAACACCGGAGCGCCGATGAGACCGGTGACGATGCCCAGCGGCATCTCCCGCGGTGCGGCCAGTTCCCGGGAGACCACATCCACCCACACCAGAAACAGCGCTCCCGCGCACACCGTCACCGGAAGCATGGCGCGGTGCGTCGCGCCGACGATCAGCCTGGCTGCGTGCGGCACGATCAGCCCGATGAAACCGATGCCGCCGGCCACGGCCACCAACACACCGACGAGCACGCCCTGCATCGCGAACAGCCCGTTGCGCAGGGCCCGCACCGGGACCCCGAGCGATGCCGCGGTGTCGGACCCGGCCGCGTACGCGTCCAGCCACGAATGGATCAGCAACGCCCCGACCAGACCGATCGCCACCACGGCCGCGGCGAGCGGAACTTTGGCCCAGGTCGCCCCGGCGACGCTGCCGAGCAGCCAGAACATCACGCTCTCGGCCGCATGCGGATCCCCGGCGGTGAACACCAGCAGCGAGGACACCGCCATGTAGGCCGAGGACAGCACCACACCGGACAGGATCAACCGCAGCGCGGTGAGTCCGCCCTGGGCGCGGGCCACCGTGTAGACGGTGAGGGTCGCCGCCATCGCGCCGAACAGCGCCCCACCCGACAGCGCCCACACGCCGAACCCGGACAGCACGCCCAGCGTCATGACGGCCGTGGCGCCCACCGCCGCACCGGCGGACACCCCGAGCAGGTACGGCTCGGCGAGCGGGTTCCGGACGAGGGCCTGCATCAGCGCGCCGGCCAGGGCCAGACCGGCGCCCACGACGGCCGCCAGGATCGAACGCGGTAACCGCAACTCCCAGATGATGACGGCATACCCCGCATCGACCTCGGCGCCGGTGAGCCGTCCGAGCACGGTGCGCCACACCTCGCCCAGCGGAATGTGCTCGGCCCCGAAAGCGATCGACACGATGATGCTCACCACGGTGAGCACCGCGAGCACCCCGGTCAGGACTCCGGGCGACATCCGCCGAGCAGTGGGAACCGACGCTGCGCCGGTTCGATCACCCGTTCGCTCGGGCAGGGTCAGGGACACAGTGTCCGCACCCGGTGCTCCGGGCGGCGCTTCGAACGGCCGGATCGCCTGGATGAGTGCCGCCTGGCAGGTCGTCGTGGACACGGCACGGACACGCTGTGCGGAGGGCCGAGCGTCATCACGGATATCGCCTCTGTATGCCGGGGTATCTGATCGCGAGATACCGGTGGACACCAGCGAGGACGGCAGGTCTTCGGACTCGGGATCGCCCGGACGCGACGCCTTCCCGGATTGCTCCAGTGGCCGATGTCGGGTCCGTCCCCCATACCGCTGCGCGCCAGTCCCGGATTCGCACCGGGTTCCCTGGCATCCGCGTTGTACGGATGCGACCGTCCTCGAGGGCCGAGACTATCAAGCGTCTCCGGTCCCGTGCCGTCACCGGCCCGAATCGACCACCGCCACCACGTGGCCTTCGTCCGCGGATTGCTTGATCCCGGCCGCGATGACGAGGGCCGACAACACGACGGCGACCAGGAGAAGTGCCGCGACGTCGCCCCACAGATGCCCGATGTCGTGTCCGCCGCCGAGCGACTGGACCGCCATGATCGCGGCGTGGACGGCGCTGGAGACGACGGTGAACCAGATCAGGCTGAGGTGTGCCCCGGGCCGGCGGGCGGCGTTCCACAGGAACAGGCCCAGCGTCGCATACAGGCCGACGATCATCATGAAGTAGTCGGACTGGTACGGAGCGCCGGAATGCCATGACCAACCCGACGGCCACACCACCGCCAACGGATACAGCAGCATCACCGCCCCGAACACGACGAGCGCGATCTGCAGGAGCCTGTGGCTGATTGAGGGTGACTCGATTGAGGGTGACTGGGCCGACGGTGACAAGGCGCTCCCCAGGACGTGACGGACAGGCGGATTCAGTTTGGGTAAGCCACCACGTTGATGAGCACACCGTACGCCCGGCCCTCCCGCGACGCGGCGAAATCCTCTTCCGCGACGCGGCGAGATCGTCGACGCGCTTCCACGGCCTTCCATGGCGTGTTTGCATGGGGATCGCCGCCCCGCGGGCGTCGCTCGCTAACGTGTCCGCATGGTGCACCCGGCATTGACGATTCCCCCGCGGTGGGAGGACGTCACCCCCGAATGGATGACGGCCGCGATCTCGACCCGGCACCCCGGGGCGACCGTCGAACGGGTCACCCTCCTCCTGCGTGACGACGGGACCAATCGCCGGGCCCGCTTCGAACTGGCTTATGCGTCCGGCACCGGTCCCCGCCGGGTGTTCGTCAAGGCCGAGTCCGGCGTGCCCGGACGACGCGAGATCCACTACGAGAACGGCAACCTGTTCAACGAATCCTGGCTCTACCGAGCGCTGCTCGACGGGCGCACCGAACTGCCGCTGGAACATCCGCGCGCCTACGCCGTCGCGATCGATGAGTCCGCGCTCGACTACGTCATCGTCTTCGAGGATCTGCTCGAGCGCTCCGCCGATCCGCGCGACCCCACCCGCCCCCTGACGGCCGATCAGGTGGCCGACGGGTTGCAGGGGCTGGCCCGGCTGCACAGCCGGCACTGGAACCGGGTCGGCGACGAACCCGAACTCGCCTGGGTGCAGCCCTTCAGGCCGACCCGCGGCTGGACCGCGCCGATGACCGCGGCGCTGCCGCACGGCATCACCGCCGCCCGTGACGTGCTGTCCGACGCGGTGACTCACCTCGACGCCGACGGTCTGGTCGACGTGTGGACCGCCTACATCGGCGGCCTGGGCACCGGTCCGCAGACCTTCCTGCACGGTGACCCGCACATCGGCAACACCTACCTGCTGCCCGACGACACGGTCGGGTTCCTGGACTGGCAGGTGGTCCGCAGCGGGCACTGGTCCCACGACGTGGGCTATTTCCTGCAGAGCGCGTTGACCGAGGCCGACCGGCGCGCTCACGAGGCCGCCCTCCTCGCCCACTACCGGAATGCGTTGCAGCTCCCCGAGATCCGACGGCCCACCGCGGAGGAAGCGTGGCTGCGATACCGCGCCTCGGCCGCCCACGGGCTGCCGGTGTGGCTGATCACGCTGCTCAGCGATGCACACCCGACCGAACGCAGCCGCGCCCTGGTGCAGCGTTTCGCCGCGGCGTTCACCGATCTAGACACCCCCGCCGCGGTGCAGACGCTGCGCCGTACGTGACCGACCGAGAAAGAGATCCGCACATGGCATCGACCTGGACCGCCGACCGGCTCGGCGATCTGACCGGCCGGCGCATCATCGTCACCGGCGCCACCAACGGTGTGGGCCTGGGCACCGCTCGGCTGCTGGCCCGCGCCGGCGCACACGTGATCATGGCGGTGCGCAACACCGACCTCGGAGCGCGACGGTGCGCCGAGATCGGCGGCTCCACCGAGGTGATCGAACTGGATCTGGCCGATCTGTCCTCGGTGCGCTCGTTCCCGGACCGGCTCGCCGGACCGGTCGACGTGTTGATCAACAACGCGGGCATGATCGCCCAGCGACGCCGCGACAGCGTCGACGGTTTCGAGATCACGTTGGCGACCAATCTGCTGGGGCCGTTCGCCCTCACCAATCTGCTGTTCGACCGGATCGGATCGAAGATCATCACGGTCGCCTCCGATGCGCACCGCGCGGCCCGGCTTCATCTGCACGACATGCACTTCCGCAGCACCCGGTGGTCGCCGATGGGCGCGTACACCCATTCCAAACTCGCGGTCATGTTGTGGGGGCTGGAATTGGACCGTCGACTTCGGGCGGCCGGCTCACCGGTGACGAGCTATCTGACCCATCCGGGCTGGGTGTCGTCGAATCTGTCCAACGTGTCCCGGTCACCGGTGCTGGCGGCCGCGCACCGGATCGTCACCTCGGCCGCCGGAGTTCTGGGCAACGACATCGAGGCCGGGGCGGCGCCGACGCTGTACTGCCTCACCGAACCGATCCCTCCCGGCAGCTATGTCGGTGTCGCGGGCCGGTTCGGTCTACGGGGCGGGCCGGTGCTGATCGGCCGTTCTCCCGCCGCCTGCGACTACACGGCCGCAGCCGATCTGGTGGCCTTCGCCGAACGGGAGACCGGCACCGAATCACCGGTGTGACACGTCACGCCCGGGGGTGGTCACGCCGTGAAGGTGATGTGCAGCTCGGTCAGGCCCCGCAGCAGAAACGTCGGCTCGTACCGGTACGTGCGGTCACCGGCGGGTCCGTGCACGGTGTCGTCGATCGCCAGATCGCGCATCCGGTCCAGCACCCGTTCCACGGTGATCCGCCCCTCCACCCGGGCCAACGGGGCGCCGGCGCAGCTGTGGATCCCCCGCCCGAACGCGATGTGTTCCCGCACATTCCTGCGGTCGGGCCGGAACTCGTGCGGCTGCTCGAACTTTCGCGGATCCCGGTTCGCCGCGCCCAGGCACAGCATCAGCACGGTCCCGGCCGCGATCCGCACCCCACCCAGTTCGGTGGTCTTGCGGGCCAACCGGAAGTCCACCTTGGTCGGGCTCTCCATCCGCAGCGACTCTTCGATGAAAGTCGGGATCAATGACCGGTTCTCGCGCAACATCTGTTGATACTCGGGGCGTTCGCCCAGCGTCTTGATCGCCGAGCTGAGCAGTTTGGTGACGGTTTCCTGCCCGGCCGCGAACAGGAACGTGGCGGGCCGGACCACCTCGAGCAGTTCCGGTGTGGACCCGTCGGGATAGGTCGCCGCGGCCATCCCGCTGAGCACATCGCCGCGGGGTTCGCGGCGGCGCTCGGCGATGTACTCGCTGAACTTGTCGTCGAGGTACTCCAGCGGGTTGAGCCCCACCGGTTCGCCGTCGAGCGCTCCCACCCGCGAACCCGGCCGCGCATCCGCGCCGAGTGCCTGACGGAACTCCGCCCGGTCCTCCTCGGGGACGCCCAGCAGGTCGATGATCGCCATCGTCGCGAACGGTTTGGCGTATTCGGACAGGAATTCGCAGCGGCCGGCGGCGATGAACTCGTCGAGCTGGCGGTCGGCCAGCTGCCACATGAAATCCTCGTTCTCCTTGAGCCGCCGCGGTGTCAGCAGTTTGGTCAGCAGCGATCTGGCCCGGGTGTGCTGCGGCGGATCCATCACCACCATGTGCTCGTGGATGGGGAACTCGTGGCGGTGCGCCTCGATCTGCTCGCTGATGTCGTCGCCCTCGGGTTCGAACGGCAGCGGTGGGAACGGCCCGCCGATCGCGTTGACGGCCGAGAAGCACTCGTGGTTCTTGAACGCCGCCAGCACCTCCTCATACCCGGTGACCGCGACGACGCCGTGGTGCGGTTCGCGGAACACCGGCCCCTGCGACCGCAGGTACTCGTAGTACTCGTACGGGTTCTGGCTGACGGCCTCGTCGGAGAAGTAGTCCACGGCGGCGAGATCGGTCATGGCTCGTTGTCCTCCCGGTCGCGGCGCGGCACCGTCCCACGCCCCACCCGACACATTTTGATCAGTCGATTAAACTGTTAGGGTGAGCCATGCCTACCACGCGCCAGAACCGGCGGTCAAGCGATTCCGGGTCGGTCGACACCGGTGCGCGCAGCCGCCTCATCGAGGCCACCGCGCAGATCATGCGTGAGGAGGGCTACGCCGCGGCCACCTCGCGGCGGGTCGCCGCCCGCGCCGGGGTCAAGCAGGCGCTGGTCTACTACTACTTCCCGACCATGGACGATCTGTTCGTCGAGGTGCTGCGCACCGGTGCCGAGGCGGCGCTGGAACGCATGCGCACCGCGCTCACCGACGACGATCCGTTGCGGGCGTTGTGGGAACTCAACAGCGACACCCGCCTCACCAGCCTGAACAGCGAGTTCATCGCCCTGGCCAACCATCGCAAGGCGATCCGCGCCGAACTCAAGGCCTACGCCGAGCGGGTCCGTGACATCGAGACCGCGGCGGTGACGGTGGCGCTGCGCGCCCGCGGCGTC contains:
- a CDS encoding phosphotransferase family protein, with translation MVHPALTIPPRWEDVTPEWMTAAISTRHPGATVERVTLLLRDDGTNRRARFELAYASGTGPRRVFVKAESGVPGRREIHYENGNLFNESWLYRALLDGRTELPLEHPRAYAVAIDESALDYVIVFEDLLERSADPRDPTRPLTADQVADGLQGLARLHSRHWNRVGDEPELAWVQPFRPTRGWTAPMTAALPHGITAARDVLSDAVTHLDADGLVDVWTAYIGGLGTGPQTFLHGDPHIGNTYLLPDDTVGFLDWQVVRSGHWSHDVGYFLQSALTEADRRAHEAALLAHYRNALQLPEIRRPTAEEAWLRYRASAAHGLPVWLITLLSDAHPTERSRALVQRFAAAFTDLDTPAAVQTLRRT
- a CDS encoding cytochrome P450; the protein is MTDLAAVDYFSDEAVSQNPYEYYEYLRSQGPVFREPHHGVVAVTGYEEVLAAFKNHECFSAVNAIGGPFPPLPFEPEGDDISEQIEAHRHEFPIHEHMVVMDPPQHTRARSLLTKLLTPRRLKENEDFMWQLADRQLDEFIAAGRCEFLSEYAKPFATMAIIDLLGVPEEDRAEFRQALGADARPGSRVGALDGEPVGLNPLEYLDDKFSEYIAERRREPRGDVLSGMAAATYPDGSTPELLEVVRPATFLFAAGQETVTKLLSSAIKTLGERPEYQQMLRENRSLIPTFIEESLRMESPTKVDFRLARKTTELGGVRIAAGTVLMLCLGAANRDPRKFEQPHEFRPDRRNVREHIAFGRGIHSCAGAPLARVEGRITVERVLDRMRDLAIDDTVHGPAGDRTYRYEPTFLLRGLTELHITFTA
- a CDS encoding DUF6632 domain-containing protein — translated: MESPSISHRLLQIALVVFGAVMLLYPLAVVWPSGWSWHSGAPYQSDYFMMIVGLYATLGLFLWNAARRPGAHLSLIWFTVVSSAVHAAIMAVQSLGGGHDIGHLWGDVAALLLVAVVLSALVIAAGIKQSADEGHVVAVVDSGR
- a CDS encoding SDR family NAD(P)-dependent oxidoreductase gives rise to the protein MASTWTADRLGDLTGRRIIVTGATNGVGLGTARLLARAGAHVIMAVRNTDLGARRCAEIGGSTEVIELDLADLSSVRSFPDRLAGPVDVLINNAGMIAQRRRDSVDGFEITLATNLLGPFALTNLLFDRIGSKIITVASDAHRAARLHLHDMHFRSTRWSPMGAYTHSKLAVMLWGLELDRRLRAAGSPVTSYLTHPGWVSSNLSNVSRSPVLAAAHRIVTSAAGVLGNDIEAGAAPTLYCLTEPIPPGSYVGVAGRFGLRGGPVLIGRSPAACDYTAAADLVAFAERETGTESPV
- a CDS encoding ABC transporter substrate-binding protein, which encodes MTVAQTSRLLAVFGIAASLMAGCGSDSGAVTTDTVTVDNCGEQVTFPHPVERLFVNDGGMIAITLAAGARDSMVAVSSMARDVDVLRLEYGSQVDDLNEVAPSRPTLENIVGAQPQVLFAGYNYGMGEERGITPEILDRYGIAVYQLSEACRQMPGQAARGTMDPWVALDTDLRNIGIITGNAEQGARAADDIAERLEKLRAAPQPERKPTVFLFDSGTDTIFSSGMFGGPQGIIDAAGARNATEDVRDTWTTVSWERIATADPDLIVFVDYPGQTVEEKIAALRANPASRNLRAVRENRFINLPYAMWVSSPLNIDAAEILRSVLEKHGLAPESGITPSLDVTQLGLAGNDWLE
- a CDS encoding TetR/AcrR family transcriptional regulator, whose protein sequence is MPTTRQNRRSSDSGSVDTGARSRLIEATAQIMREEGYAAATSRRVAARAGVKQALVYYYFPTMDDLFVEVLRTGAEAALERMRTALTDDDPLRALWELNSDTRLTSLNSEFIALANHRKAIRAELKAYAERVRDIETAAVTVALRARGVDLDDHPPVAVSMLIAQIARSLCNERAVGVTLGHDELRAFMDRLMTQLGAPARASAPPPAQR
- a CDS encoding FecCD family ABC transporter permease yields the protein MSPGVLTGVLAVLTVVSIIVSIAFGAEHIPLGEVWRTVLGRLTGAEVDAGYAVIIWELRLPRSILAAVVGAGLALAGALMQALVRNPLAEPYLLGVSAGAAVGATAVMTLGVLSGFGVWALSGGALFGAMAATLTVYTVARAQGGLTALRLILSGVVLSSAYMAVSSLLVFTAGDPHAAESVMFWLLGSVAGATWAKVPLAAAVVAIGLVGALLIHSWLDAYAAGSDTAASLGVPVRALRNGLFAMQGVLVGVLVAVAGGIGFIGLIVPHAARLIVGATHRAMLPVTVCAGALFLVWVDVVSRELAAPREMPLGIVTGLIGAPVFLFLMGRRRYEFGGAT
- a CDS encoding ABC transporter ATP-binding protein; amino-acid sequence: MIATLTSAPLSAHGVDCRRGARTIVSEVDLMVPAGTRLAVVGPNGAGKSTLLRVLSGLDTPASGTVRVGDEDLHRMSARRRARTIAVVGQEEQPSGELTVGEAVGLGRIPYRTPWSGSDLAERTVVRAALTVVGLGSWADRPCSRLSGGERHRVVLARALAQQTPVLVLDEPTNHLDAAWQLRLLQILHELGCTVVAAMHDLDLVLRYFDAVAVVADGRVLAHGPPAEVLEPELLRQVFDVVGDVVRHPTTGRAHLLFSHADSVSRSATKI